From Triticum urartu cultivar G1812 chromosome 2, Tu2.1, whole genome shotgun sequence, a single genomic window includes:
- the LOC125540136 gene encoding phenolic glucoside malonyltransferase 2-like — MSPVRIIDASYVGVPETAAPPPGPIRFTAMEALWVVFPVLQHVLLYEADHDMPPFDAILLSLRSSLAATLGSFAPLAGKLVHLEETGDVGVSCSASDGVRFVVAECDADIGRLAGDEEHDLRVLEGLVPEVDMSQLPAPVLAVQATRFQGGVAVGVTVHHGVADGRALWTFVEAWAAVCRGETPATTPCFDRSLVKLPGGEELARSVLRKVAPNLPSVAPPSSLVEERKRFTRRTFTLDAGDIQRLKQRIVHLAESHGAPLPRPPSTFTAVVALAWTCFARCKPFSSEDDAQLFFFADTRDRLDPPVDAGYIGACLTGSLSKLPVPELRGDHALAAAASEVQDKINKVKEDPVAGWNFFTLIPDACLDRIMNISGSSGFRAYEVADFGWGKPRRTEPITMNHDGQVALMRSRDGQGVQVSVSLLQPAHMDAFKSSFLELLK, encoded by the exons ATGTCGCCCGTGAGGATCATCGACGCGAGCTATGTCGGCGTGCCGGAgaccgccgcgccgccgccggggCCGATCAGGTTCACCGCGATGGAGGCGCTCTGGGTCGTCTTCCCGGTGCTGCAGCACGTCCTGCTCTACGAGGCCGACCACGACATGCCGCCCTTCGACGCCATTCTCTTGTCCCTCCGCTCCTCCCTCGCGGCCACTCTTGGCAGCTTCGCGCCGCTTGCCGGCAAGCTGGTCCACCTCGAGGAGACGGGGGACGTCGGCGTCAGCTGCTCCGCCTCCGACGGCGTCCGGTTCGTCGTCGCGGAGTGCGACGCAGACATCGGACGCCTGGCTGGCGACGAGGAGCACGACCTGCGGGTGCTCGAGGGGCTCGTGCCGGAGGTGGACATGAGCCAGTTGCCGGCCCCCGTGCTGGCCGTGCAGGCCACGCGCTTCCAGGGCGGCGTGGCGGTGGGCGTGACGGTGCACCACGGTGTCGCGGATGGCCGGGCGCTGTGGACGTTCGTTGAGGCGTGGGCGGCGGTGTGTAGGGGAGAGACGCCGGCCACGACGCCGTGCTTCGACCGCTCGCTCGTCAAGCTGCCCGGCGGCGAAGAGCTGGCCAGGAGCGTCCTACGGAAGGTGGCCCCGAATTTGCCTTCG GTGGCACCACCGTCGTCCCTGGTTGAAGAACGAAAGCGGTTCACCCGTCGAACGTTCACCCTGGACGCGGGGGACATCCAACGCCTCAAGCAACGCATCGTCCATCTAGCAGAATCCCacggcgcgcccctgcctcgccCGCCGTCAACTTTCACGGCCGTCGTCGCGCTCGCCTGGACGTGCTTCGCCCGGTGCAAGCCGTTCTCCTCGGAGGACGACGCGCAGCTCTTCTTCTTCGCCGACACCCGCGACCGCCTTGATCCGCCCGTCGATGCAGGGTACATCGGTGCGTGCCTCACCGGGTCCCTATCGAAGCTCCCCGTGCCGGAGCTTCGTGGTGACCACGCCTTGGCAGCCGCGGCGTCAGAGGTCCAGGACAAGATCAACAAGGTGAAGGAGGACCCTGTTGCCGGGTGGAACTTCTTCACGCTCATCCCCGATGCCTGCCTGGACCGTATCATGAACATATCGGGCTCGTCGGGATTTAGAGCATATGAGGTCGCCGACTTCGGGTGGGGGAAGCCGAGGCGAACAGAGCCGATTACGATGAACCACGACGGTCAGGTGGCGCTGATGCGCAGCAGGGACGGGCAGGGCGTCCAGGTGTCGGTGTCGCTGCTCCAGCCGGCACATATGGATGCGTTCAAGTCTAGTTTCCTCGAGCTGCTCAAGTGA
- the LOC125540135 gene encoding phenolic glucoside malonyltransferase 2-like, with translation MSPVRIVESAYVGVPETAAPPPGPIRFTAMEALWVVFPVLQHVLLYEAGDDMPPFDAILQSLRSSLAATLGSFAPLAGKLVHLEETGDVGISCSASDGVRFVVAECDADIRRLAGDEEHDLRVLEALVPEVDMDRLPTAVLAVQATRFEGGVAVGLTVHHGAADGRALWTFVDAWATACRGETPAATPCFDRSLVKMPAGDELASDVLRKFAPNLPSVALASSVFEDRKRLTRRTFTLDEGDIQRLKQRIVHLNESGGTPLPRPPSAFAAVVALAWTCFARCKSFSLDDDVWLFFFADIRERLDPPVGAGYIGSCLTKCLARLPARELHGERALAVAASAVQDEINKMKEDPIAGWNFFSFDPMPSMDRLMNISGSSGFSAYQIADFGWGKPRRTEPIRMNTDGQVALMGSRDGRGVQVSVALLQAAQMDEFKSNLLALLE, from the exons ATGTCGCCGGTGAGGATCGTCGAGTCGGCCTATGTCGGCGTGCCGGAgaccgccgcgccgccgccggggCCGATCAGGTTCACCGCGATGGAGGCGCTCTGGGTCGTCTTCCCGGTGCTGCAGCACGTCCTGCTCTACGAGGCCGGCGACGACATGCCGCCCTTCGACGCCATTCTCCAGTCCCTCCGCTCCTCCCTCGCGGCCACTCTGGGCAGCTTCGCGCCGCTCGCCGGCAAGCTGGTCCACCTCGAGGAGACGGGGGACGTCGGCATCAGCTGCTCCGCCTCCGACGGCGTCAGGTTCGTCGTCGCCGAGTGCGACGCCGACATCCGCCGCCTGGCCGGCGACGAGGAGCACGACCTGCGCGTGCTCGAGGCGCTCGTGCCGGAGGTGGACATGGACCGGCTGCCGACCGCCGTGCTGGCCGTGCAGGCCACCCGTTTCGAGGGCGGCGTGGCGGTCGGGCTGACGGTGCACCACGGCGCCGCCGACGGGCGGGCGCTGTGGACGTTCGTTGACGCGTGGGCGACGGCGTGCCGGGGCGAGACGCCGGCCGCCACGCCGTGCTTCGACCGCTCGCTCGTCAAGATGCCCGCCGGCGACGAGCTGGCCAGTGATGTTCTGCGGAAGTTCGCTCCCAATTTGCCCTCG GTGGCACTAGCATCATCGGTCTTCGAAGACCGAAAGCGGCTCACTCGCCGAACGTTCACCTTGGACGAAGGAGACATCCAACGCCTGAAGCAGCGCATTGTCCACCTCAATGAGTCGGGCggcacgcccctgcctcgccCGCCGTCTGCTTTCGCGGCCGTCGTCGCGCTTGCGTGGACGTGCTTCGCCCGGTGCAAGTCCTTCTCCTTGGACGACGACGTGTGGCTCTTCTTCTTCGCCGACATCCGCGAGCGCCTTGACCCTCCCGTCGGCGCGGGGTACATCGGCTCATGCCTCACCAAGTGCTTGGCAAGGCTCCCCGCCCGGGAGCTTCATGGCGAGCGCGCCCTGGCGGTTGCGGCGTCGGCGGTCCAGGACGAGATCAACAAGATGAAGGAAGACCCTATCGCTGGGTGGAATTTCTTCTCGTTCGATCCCATGCCTTCCATGGACCGGCTGATGAACATATCAGGATCGTCGGGCTTTAGTGCCTACCAGATCGCCGACTTCGGGTGGGGGAAGCCAAGGCGAACAGAGCCGATTAGGATGAACACGGACGGTCAGGTGGCACTCATGGGCAGCAGGGACGGCCGGGGTGTGCAGGTCTCAGTGGCACTCCTCCAAGCGGCACAAATGGACGAGTTCAAATCTAACTTACTGGCGCTACTTGAGTGA
- the LOC125538222 gene encoding uncharacterized protein LOC125538222 — MDVDFIHFRENTRFFNGHFAFTTLGVSLDESYTNMKSGVYTFRAHGTIYYNVHSFGPSSRPEHLQLYFYDDDPNLTHRKVATKQLDQDVVKRLYNILDWAMMMRRMQVLWKAQIKENAMRNQYLRCILLDQDGTKMEAIAYINQAFSFNAVLQTGMTYDFTSVGFNPTEMLDGHFWYICMEFVIALHSRTEVSMSAHRISSTICPPCFPQLGAILSLRDKTITGAAPSALLLHISPYIALSHYDYIFSDVVAILVYAGKIQHQWDSIYRRHVPFVEIGLMNFR, encoded by the exons ATGGATGTAGATTTTATACATTTTCGAGAGAACACACGGTTCTTCAACGGGCATTTCGCCTTCACAACCCTTGGCGTTAGCCTTGATGAAAGCTACACAAACATGAAGTCTGGGGTGTACACATTCCGGGCACACGGCACCATCTACTACAATGTGCATTCGTTCGGGCCTAGCTCCCGTCCAGAACATCTGCAGTTGTACTTCTATGATGACGACCCAAACCTAACTCATCGTAAGGTGGCCACCAAGCAATTAGACCAGGATGTCGTGAAGAG GTTGTACAACATCCTCGACTGGGCcatgatgatgaggaggatgcAG GTGTTGTGGAAGGCCCAGATCAAGGAGAATGCAATGAGAAACCAATACCTTCGTTGTATACTACTTGATCAGGAT GGAACAAAGATGGAAGCAATTGCCTACATCAACCAAGCATTCAGCTTCAACGCCGTGCTGCAGACCGGGATGACATATGACTTCACTTCCGTCGGATTCAACCCCACGGAAATGCTAGATGGACATTTTTGGTATATATGCATGGAGTTTGTCATCGCACTACATTCTAGGACCGAGGTTAGCATGTCGGCCCACAGGATATCATCGACAATTTGTCCACCGTGCTTCCCACAGCTCGGGGCCATATTGTCGCTACGGGACAAAACCATCACTGGTGCAGCACCTTCAGCTTTGTTATTGCACATTAGTCCATACATAGCATTGTCTCATTATGATTACATTTTTTCAGATGTTGTTGCTATTCTTGTCTATGCTGGTAAGATACAACATCAGTGGGATTCAATATATAGACGACATGTCCCTTTCGTTGAGATTGGCCTCATGAATTTTCGATAA